Sequence from the Microbacterium dextranolyticum genome:
CGACTTCGGCGGCGTCCCCGACGGCTTCCAGCGGCTCTGGACGCCGCACCGCATGGCGTACATCGCCACGGGCGCCGACGCGTTGCGGGGGAGTGGATGCCCGTTCTGTGCGGCTCCGCAGAAGTCCGACGCCGACGGCCTGATCGTCCACCGCGGCGCGACGGCGTACGTCCTGCTGAACCTGTTCCCCTACAACTCCGGGCACATGCTCGTCTGCCCGTACCGCCATATCGCGACGTACGACCAGGCGAGCGCCGAGGAGGTCGCTGAGATCGGCGAGCTGACACAGATCGGGATGCGTGTCCTGCGCGCCGTCTCTCGCTGTGACGGCTTCAACATCGGCATGAATCAGGGCGCGGTCGCCGGCGCCGGCGTCGACGAGCACCTGCACCAGCACATCGTGCCGCGCTGGGCATCCGACGCGAACTTCTTCCCGATCATCGCGCGCACCAAGGCGCTGCCGCAGCTGCTCGGCGAGGTCCGCGAGGCCGTGGCGGCCGCCTGGCCTGCGCCCGCTCAATCGTGACGGACGTCGGGGGTCCGGACGACGGCGCCGCGGGACGCCCGATCGACGAACGCCGGCTGTCGCGGCTGCCCGTGCGCACGATCGAACTGTGCGGCGACATCACCGCATTCGATGCGCGCCGCGCGGCGGTCGAGACACGTGAGCGCGAAGACCCGCTGTACTGGGTCGATCTCGACGTTCCCCGCGGGTGGGTACTCGTCGGGGATAACGGTCAGGGCGACGAATGGTGGCTCGGGCCGCGCGATGACGTGTGGTTCTTCGATCACGTCGACGGCGAACGCGCGGTGGCACGCTTCGCACCCCTGCACCTCTCGATCACGAAGTGGCTGATGGTCGGTCACGTGCTCGCGGCGGGGGAGTCGGTCGAGGATCCGACCGACTCCGACCGCGTGCGCACGCGGGTCGCGCTCGATGCGATCTCCCCCGAGCTGAGCGACCGCTGGCCCTACGACCTTCCGTGAGGTGTGTCGTGTTCCGGCACAGGCCTCAGCGCACGCGCGTCACGGGGAACTGCATCCGGGGATGCGCGTAGAACTCCTGAGCCTCGACGAGCTGGAGCTCGCGCTGTCCGGACGCATGGGTGAGTGAGAGCAGGTCGTAGACGCTCGAGACGGTCTTCGCCAGGGCATCCGCCGCGTCGCCGGACGTGCGGAAGTGAGCGGTGAACAGTGCGGCCGTCACATCGCCCGAGCCGTTCGCCTTCATCGGGATGTGCGGGGTCTGCACGATCCAGGCGCCGTCGTCGGTGACGACGAGCATCTCGATCGTGCCCTCGGGGCGGTCGGGACGCTCCACCGACGTGACGAGCACGGTCGATGGGCCCAGGGCGCGTGCGGCGTCCGCCGACGCGAGAGTGGAGGCGAGGTCGGTCGGCTCAGTGCCGGTGAGAAAACCCAGCTCGAACTGGTTCGGGGTGATGAGATCGGCCGCCGGCACGACGCGCTCGCGCAGCAGGACCGGGATCGCGGGGGCGACGAAGCATCCGCTCTTCGCGTTGCCCATGACCGGATCGCACGCGTAGATGGCGGAGGGGTTCGCCGCCTTCACACGGGCCACGGCGTCGAGGATCACGTCGCCGATGCCCTCCCCGCCCTGATAGCCGGACAGCACGACGTCGATCTCGCCGAACACGCCACGCTCTTCGATGCCGGTGATCACCTCGCGGACGTCGTCGGGGGAGATCAGCGGTCCGCGCCACGCTCCGTACCCGGTGTGGTTCGAGAAGTTCACGGTGTAGACCGGCAGCACCTCCACGCCGATGCGCTGCAATGGGAACACGGCGGCCGAGTTGCCGACGTGTCCGTAGGCGACGGCGGACTGGATGGAGAGGATCTTCATCGGACGATCATCCTGCTTTCGTAGGGGAGGGGACGGATGCCGCGTCGACCGCGGCGGCGAGGTCGGTGGCCAGGCGCTCGAGTTCGGCGTCGGCCAGATCGTGCACGGTGAGGCGCAGCCGGCGCGCAGCGCTGGTGTCGGCGAGCACGAACTCGTCGCCGGGACGTGCGAGCCAGCCCCGCCGCATCAGATGCTCCGTGACGGCCCGGGCCGGCACCGGCAGCGGGACCCAGAGGCTCAGCCCGTCGCCGGCGGAGGTCGGGACGCCGTGGCGGGTGAAGGCCGCTGCCGCGGCGGCGTTGCGCTCTGCGTAATGGGTCGCGGCGGCACGGATCGTCTGCGCCGCACCGGGATCGGTGAGCAGAGCGAGGGTGAGCCGCTGCAACAGGTGGCTGACCCAGGTCGCGCCCGGGTTCAGGCGACGGGCCAGCCGCTCTGCCGTGTCGGGGTCGGATGCCACGACGGCCAGACACATGTCGGGGCCGAGGAACTTCGACACCGATCGCAGCAGCGCCCACCGGCGGTGCCCGGGGCCGATGACGGAGTGGAAGGGCGCGCCCGACAGCAGCGAGAAATGGTCGTCCTCGATGACGAGGACGTACGGATGGTGCTCGAGGACCGCCCGCAGCTCGGCGGCGCGCGTCGCGGTGAGGCTCGCGCCGGTCGGATTCTGGGCGCGGGGCGTGAGGAGGACCGCGCGGGCACCGGCATCCAGCGCCGTCTGCAGGCCCTCCACAGTCATGCCCTCCGCGTCGACGGGGACCGGAATCGGCCGATAGCCCCCGAGGCGTACGGTGTTCAGGCTCGCGAGGAAGCAGGGGTCCTCCAGAGCGACGGCATCGTCACGCGTGAGAGTCTGGGCGAGGAGGCGCTCGATCGCGTCGGACGCGCCACCGGTGATCGTGAGACGGAGAGGGCGGTCGTCGCCGGCGGCCTCGCGCATCCAGGTCGTCGCCCAGCGTTCGAGTTCGGGATCGATGACGGGCTCGCCGTAGAGCACGGGGCGCCCGACGACGCTCCGGAGCGCCGGGGTGAGGTCGGGGATCCGCGCGGCATCCGGGTTGCCGGTGCCGATGTCGCGCAGCACGGTGCCGTGCGCGAAGCCCTCCTGAGCCACCGGAAGACGGGCGGCGACGCGCGTGCCGGCGCGACCGCGTGCTTCGACGATCCCCGCCTGGGTGAGGACGCGGTAGGCCGCGACCACCGTGTTGCGATTGACGCCGAGGTCCTCCGCGAGGGTGCGCACGGGGGGAAGTGCCGCGCCGGCGGCGAGCGTGCCGCGCTCGACGTGTGTCCGGATGCTGTCGGCGATGTCGATCGCCGAGGCGCCGACGATTCGAGCGATCGCCGTCGCGCCGTCGTCGTTCTGCGCCTGTTCTGCGGCCACCGGCATCCCCTCTCGCCGCGTGCCAGTCTACGTGACAGGACATGCTAGCTTTTGGCCTAGGTCAAGATCTCGACCGGTCGTCGCCTCCGAGGAGTTCACTCGATGTCCCTTTCCACCACCGGATCCACCCGCGTCAAGCGGGGTCTTGCCGACATGCTCAAGGGCGGCGTCATCATGGACGTCGTCACCCCCGACCAAGCGCGGATCGCCGAGGATGCCGGGGCCGTCGCTGTCATGGCGCTCGAGCGCGTGCCCGCCGACATCCGTGCGCAGGGGGGTGTGTCGCGCATGAGTGATCCCGACATGATCGACGGCATCATCGCGGCCGTGTCGATCCCGGTCATGGCGAAGGCTCGGATCGGTCATTTCGTCGAGGCACAGGTATTGCAGGAGCTCGGTGTCGACTACATCGACGAGTCCGAGGTGCTCTCTCCCGCCGACTACGTGAACCACATCGACAAGTGGGCGTTCGATGTGCCCTTCGTGTGCGGCGCGACGAACCTCGGTGAGGCGCTGCGGCGCATCACGGAGGGCGCCGCCATGATCCGCTCCAAAGGCGAGGCGGGAACCGGAGACGTCTCGGAGGCGATGAAGCACATCCGCAAGATCCGCGGCGAGGTGGCCGCCCTCGCCGCCCTCCCCAAAGACGAGCTCTACGTTGCGGCGAAGGAACTGCAGGCGCCCTACGACCTCGTCGTCGAGGTCGCCGAGAAGGGCGCGCTTCCGGTCGTCATGTTCGTCGCCGGCGGCGTCGCGACGCCCGCCGATGCGGCGATGATGATGCAGCTCGGGGCCGACGGCGTGTTCGTCGGGTCGGGCATCTTCAAGAGCGGCGACCCGGCGGCGCGGGCGGCCGCGATCGTGAAGGCCACGACGTTCTTCGACGACCCGACCGTGATCGCCGCGGTCTCGCGCGGCCTCGGCGAGGCGATGGTCGGCATCAACGTGACCGATCTTCCCGCCCCGCACCGTCTCGCGGAGCGCGGCTGGTGAGCACCCGCCTCGCGGCGCGTCTGCCCTCCGTCTCGGCGCGGTGTCGACGGGTGCGGTCGTGACCCGCGTCGGGGTGCTGGCGCTGCAGGGCGACGTCCGGGAGCACAGCCGGATGCTCGTTCGGCTCGGAGCCGACGTCGTCCTGGTGCGCCGGCCGGAGGAGCTGGAGGCGGTGTCCGGGGTCATCCTCCCCGGGGGAGAGTCCGGCGTGATCGACAAGCTCGCGCGCGAGTTCGGGCTGCGCCTGCCGATCTGCGCGGCGATCGCGCGCGGCCTGCCCGTGTACGGCACGTGCGCGGGGCTGATCCTGCTCGCCGACCGCATCGCCAATCCGAGCCCCGGCCAGCAGAGCTTCGGCGGCCTCGACATCACGGTCGAGCGCAACGCCTTCGGCCGCCAGGCGGAGTCGTTCGAGACCGATCTGCAGGTGCAGGGCATGGAGCGGGCGGTGCACGCCGCCTTCATCCGGGCACCGGTCGTGGTCGAGCGGGGGCCGGACGTACGTGCGATCGCGACGCTCCCCGACGGTCGCGTCGTCGCCGTGCGTCAGGAGAACCTCCTCGGCACCGCCTTCCACCCGGAAGCCACGGGCGAGACGGGATTTCACGAGCTGTTCCTCGAGATGATCGCCGCGCGAACGGACGGTGTCGATAGCGTTCGGGTATGACGACCTGGGTCGCGCTTCTGCGCGGAGTCAACGTGAACGGCATCACCATTCGCAGCGCCGACCTGAGCGCCCTTTTCCGGGAGCTCGGGTTCACCGACGTGACGACGGTGCTGGCGAGCGGGAACGTGCGGTTCCGCGCCGACGCCCGCGCGGCGGACAGACCCGCTCTCAAGGCCACGATCGAGCGTGCGCTGCGGGAGCGCTTCGACTACGACGCGTGGATCGTGCTCGTCTCGCTCGATGAGCTGCATGCGGCGCTCGGAGCCTACCCGTTCGACGCCGAGGACGACGGACGACAGCCGTACGTCGTGTTCTGCAGCGACGCGACGGTGCGTGACGCGCTCTCGGACGTCGCTGCGCGGCTCGACCCGGCCGAGGATCCGGTGCAGGTCGGGCACGGCGTCGTCTTCTGGAGCCCCGAGAAAGGGCGCACGCTCGACACCCCGTTCGGCAAGGTTCTGGGCAAGGCCGCCTACAAGAAGAGCACGACGACACGGAACCTGCGCACCCTCGCGAAGATCGTCGACGCGGCCCCGTAAACTGGAGCGCATGTCCGGACACTCCAAATGGGCCACGACCAAGCACAAGAAGGCGGTCATCGACTCTCGCCGTGCCAAGTCGTGGGCCAAGCTCATCAAGAACATCGAAGTCGCGGCCAAGCTCGGCGGCGCTGACCTGCAGGGCAACCCGACGCTGTTCGACGCCGTCCTGAAGGCCAAGAAGACCTCGGTCCCCAAAGACAACATCGATCGTGCGATCAAGCGCGGTGCCGGGATCGGCGGCGAGTCGGTCGAGTATTCCTCGATCATGTACGAGGGCTACGGTCCCAACGGTGTCGCGCTGATGATCGAGTGCCTGACCGACAACAAGAACCGGGCTGCCGCAGAGGTGCGTACGGCTCTGAGCCGCAACGGCGGCACGCTCGCCGACCCGGGGTCGGTTGCCTACAACTTCACCCGCAAGGGCGTCATCGTCGTCGCCGAAGAAGGCACGACCGAGGACGACGTCATGATGGCGGCGCTCGAGGCCGGTGCGGAGGAGATCGAGCCGCACGCGCAGGGCTTCGAGGTCGTCACCGAGGCATCCGACCTGGTCGCCGTGCGCAGCGCGCTGACCGACGCCGGTATCGAGTACGAATCCGCCGACGTCGAGTTCGTGCCGAACCTCAAGGTCGAGATCGACGCCGACACCGCTCGCAAGATCTTCCGCCTCATCGATGCGCTCGAAGACAGCGACGACGTGCAGAACGTCTTCAGCAACTTCGACCTGTCCGCCGAGGTTCAGGCCGAGCTCGAGAACGACGAGTGATCGCAGGGGCGTCGTCCGGCGCCCACCCGCGTTTCAGGAGCGGATGCCGCACCCCGCCGCGTAGCGTAGGGGAGTGGCATCCGCTCTTCGCGTCCTCGGCATCGACCCGGGACTCACCCGCTGCGGCGTCGGCGTCGTGGACGTGCGGGCCGACCGGTCGGCGTCGCTCGTGCACGTGGGCGTGGTGCGCTCCGACGCGGGGATGCCAGTCGGTGAGCGCCTCGCCGTCATCGCTGCGGGGCTGAGGGCTGTTCTTGACGAGCATCGCCCCCAGGTCGTGGCGGTCGAGCGCGTCTTCGCACAGCAGAACCGTTCGACGGTCATGGGCACGGCGCAGGCGAGC
This genomic interval carries:
- a CDS encoding HIT family protein: MSAGDADSDARLEQASDFGGVPDGFQRLWTPHRMAYIATGADALRGSGCPFCAAPQKSDADGLIVHRGATAYVLLNLFPYNSGHMLVCPYRHIATYDQASAEEVAEIGELTQIGMRVLRAVSRCDGFNIGMNQGAVAGAGVDEHLHQHIVPRWASDANFFPIIARTKALPQLLGEVREAVAAAWPAPAQS
- a CDS encoding SMI1/KNR4 family protein translates to MTDVGGPDDGAAGRPIDERRLSRLPVRTIELCGDITAFDARRAAVETREREDPLYWVDLDVPRGWVLVGDNGQGDEWWLGPRDDVWFFDHVDGERAVARFAPLHLSITKWLMVGHVLAAGESVEDPTDSDRVRTRVALDAISPELSDRWPYDLP
- the pdxY gene encoding pyridoxal kinase PdxY, with the translated sequence MKILSIQSAVAYGHVGNSAAVFPLQRIGVEVLPVYTVNFSNHTGYGAWRGPLISPDDVREVITGIEERGVFGEIDVVLSGYQGGEGIGDVILDAVARVKAANPSAIYACDPVMGNAKSGCFVAPAIPVLLRERVVPAADLITPNQFELGFLTGTEPTDLASTLASADAARALGPSTVLVTSVERPDRPEGTIEMLVVTDDGAWIVQTPHIPMKANGSGDVTAALFTAHFRTSGDAADALAKTVSSVYDLLSLTHASGQRELQLVEAQEFYAHPRMQFPVTRVR
- a CDS encoding aminotransferase class I/II-fold pyridoxal phosphate-dependent enzyme — translated: MAAEQAQNDDGATAIARIVGASAIDIADSIRTHVERGTLAAGAALPPVRTLAEDLGVNRNTVVAAYRVLTQAGIVEARGRAGTRVAARLPVAQEGFAHGTVLRDIGTGNPDAARIPDLTPALRSVVGRPVLYGEPVIDPELERWATTWMREAAGDDRPLRLTITGGASDAIERLLAQTLTRDDAVALEDPCFLASLNTVRLGGYRPIPVPVDAEGMTVEGLQTALDAGARAVLLTPRAQNPTGASLTATRAAELRAVLEHHPYVLVIEDDHFSLLSGAPFHSVIGPGHRRWALLRSVSKFLGPDMCLAVVASDPDTAERLARRLNPGATWVSHLLQRLTLALLTDPGAAQTIRAAATHYAERNAAAAAAFTRHGVPTSAGDGLSLWVPLPVPARAVTEHLMRRGWLARPGDEFVLADTSAARRLRLTVHDLADAELERLATDLAAAVDAASVPSPTKAG
- the pdxS gene encoding pyridoxal 5'-phosphate synthase lyase subunit PdxS, giving the protein MSLSTTGSTRVKRGLADMLKGGVIMDVVTPDQARIAEDAGAVAVMALERVPADIRAQGGVSRMSDPDMIDGIIAAVSIPVMAKARIGHFVEAQVLQELGVDYIDESEVLSPADYVNHIDKWAFDVPFVCGATNLGEALRRITEGAAMIRSKGEAGTGDVSEAMKHIRKIRGEVAALAALPKDELYVAAKELQAPYDLVVEVAEKGALPVVMFVAGGVATPADAAMMMQLGADGVFVGSGIFKSGDPAARAAAIVKATTFFDDPTVIAAVSRGLGEAMVGINVTDLPAPHRLAERGW
- the pdxT gene encoding pyridoxal 5'-phosphate synthase glutaminase subunit PdxT, which codes for MTRVGVLALQGDVREHSRMLVRLGADVVLVRRPEELEAVSGVILPGGESGVIDKLAREFGLRLPICAAIARGLPVYGTCAGLILLADRIANPSPGQQSFGGLDITVERNAFGRQAESFETDLQVQGMERAVHAAFIRAPVVVERGPDVRAIATLPDGRVVAVRQENLLGTAFHPEATGETGFHELFLEMIAARTDGVDSVRV
- a CDS encoding DUF1697 domain-containing protein, which gives rise to MTTWVALLRGVNVNGITIRSADLSALFRELGFTDVTTVLASGNVRFRADARAADRPALKATIERALRERFDYDAWIVLVSLDELHAALGAYPFDAEDDGRQPYVVFCSDATVRDALSDVAARLDPAEDPVQVGHGVVFWSPEKGRTLDTPFGKVLGKAAYKKSTTTRNLRTLAKIVDAAP
- a CDS encoding YebC/PmpR family DNA-binding transcriptional regulator, with the protein product MSGHSKWATTKHKKAVIDSRRAKSWAKLIKNIEVAAKLGGADLQGNPTLFDAVLKAKKTSVPKDNIDRAIKRGAGIGGESVEYSSIMYEGYGPNGVALMIECLTDNKNRAAAEVRTALSRNGGTLADPGSVAYNFTRKGVIVVAEEGTTEDDVMMAALEAGAEEIEPHAQGFEVVTEASDLVAVRSALTDAGIEYESADVEFVPNLKVEIDADTARKIFRLIDALEDSDDVQNVFSNFDLSAEVQAELENDE